In a genomic window of Zingiber officinale cultivar Zhangliang chromosome 9B, Zo_v1.1, whole genome shotgun sequence:
- the LOC122023151 gene encoding amino acid permease 3-like: protein PIVIHLVGAYQVFCQPLFAFIEKWASSAWPESSFVTCEISLPLGYCLSLFWLAWRSAFVVLTTMISMLMPFFNDVVGLLGALGFWPLMVYFPMEMYIAQKKIPRWSTRWVCLQMLSDPVRKLSRKEAGLDGLEVDGKSLQGQIYLAPFGKAYTSD from the coding sequence CCCATCGTCATCCACCTCGTCGGCGCCTACCAGGTCTTCTGCCAACCCCTGTTCGCCTTTATCGAGAAGTGGGCGTCGTCCGCCTGGCCGGAGTCCAGCTTCGTCACCTGCGAGATATCCCTGCCACTGGGTTATTGCCTGAGCCTCTTCTGGCTGGCGTGGCGTTCGGCCTTCGTGGTGCTGACGACGATGATCTCGATGCTTATGCCCTTCTTCAACGACGTGGTGGGGCTGCTGGGGGCGCTGGGCTTCTGGCCGCTCATGGTGTACTTCCCGATGGAAATGTACATCGCGCAGAAGAAGATCCCGAGGTGGAGCACTCGGTGGGTGTGCCTGCAAATGCTAAGTGATcccgtccgaaagctgagtcggaagGAGGCAGGCCTTGATGGactggaagttgacggaaagtcgctgcaGGGTCAGATCTACCTAGCACCCTTCGGAAAGGCTTACACAAGCGACTGA